A stretch of the Lactuca sativa cultivar Salinas chromosome 9, Lsat_Salinas_v11, whole genome shotgun sequence genome encodes the following:
- the LOC111885177 gene encoding tropinone reductase homolog At5g06060: MTSIPASFSGQVGSSRWSLAGMSALVTGGTRGIGYAVVEELAELGARVHTCSRNESELDQRLQEWSGKGFIVTGSVCDLSSRPQRQHLVEKVSSLFNGKLNILINNVGMSIVKPTIEYTAEEYSTLMGTNFESCYHMSQLAHPLLKASGVGNIVFISSVAGLVHASVGSVYSATKGAMNQLTKNLACEWAEDNIRSNSVAPWFTKTSLIENYLQGADGKEFVDAVVSRTPMKRFAEANEVSSLVAFLCLPAASYITGQIISVDGGSSVNGYP; this comes from the exons ATGACCTCGATACCAGCAAGCTTCTCCGGTCAGGTCGGAAGTTCCAGATGGTCGCTAGCCGGAATGAGTGCTCTCGTCACCGGTGGTACACGTGGAATCGGCTATGCTGTGGTGGAGGAACTCGCTGAGTTAGGGGCAAGAGTACACACATGCTCACGTAACGAGTCTGAACTCGATCAACGCTTACAAGAATGGTCCGGCAAAGGCTTCATCGTCACTGGATCTGTCTGCGACTTATCTTCTCGTCCCCAACGACAACACCTCGTTGAAAAAGTTTCCTCGCTTTTCAATGGCAAGCTCAACATCCTT ATAAACAACGTTGGGATGAGTATAGTGAAACCTACTATAGAGTATACAGCAGAAGAATACTCAACGCTCATGGGAACCAATTTCGAATCTTGTTACCATATGTCTCAACTTGCACATCCTCTTTTAAAGGCTTCTGGAGTTGGAAACATTGTGTTCATTTCATCTGTTGCAGGTCTGGTTCATGCTTCTGTTGGGTCTGTTTACAGTGCTACTAAAG GTGCAATGAATCAGCTTACAAAGAATTTAGCATGTGAATGGGCTGAAGATAACATTCGGAGTAATAGTGTAGCACCATGGTTCACTAAAACCTCCCTTATTGAAAAT TATTTGCAGGGTGCAGATGGTAAGGAGTTTGTGGATGCTGTGGTGTCAAGAACTCCTATGAAACGCTTTGCGGAAGCCAATGAAGTTTCATCTCTGGTGGCGTTCCTTTGCTTACCTGCTGCTTCTTACATCACTGGGCAAATCATTTCTGTTGATGGAGGATCTTCAGTCAACGGTTATCCGTAA